The Brevibacillus brevis genome contains a region encoding:
- a CDS encoding recombinase family protein, protein MSLPTTVETIIGYIRRSRQDLLREKKTNQDTLAEQHELISGILKRYEKEHGVHTELLSEIESGDSIEGRKEFKKLLEFLKKVSPRTVAVCVKELSRLGRGSMEEMGIITNILKRKHVYIITPYRVYDPQNKDDARMIDFYLFMARMEFLSIKERMVESRYTYAAMGRHMGGSSAIPYGYKLNERTQKLEPDERTAWVVQKIFHHYVVDKVGYNGISTILKKEGIPSPGGRGYWHPQTIRRILINRAYIGTLEFKKTYRQPEKNAEGKTIMKVYERAEHEQIIVPNAWEPIIDEDTFNKAQEILTGRRNSPTTRLDFEPNPLASLVICSTCNKKMIRQSGTQKYPKKDGTFSVYQKEFLMCKDCHIYVKYKSVEEEIIRILQEECIEVDPDILKERLKDLTDFSSIKKQDYDPAKQIEKLRAEIERHKDGLGNAGYKNTMGMMNDQVYELTVARLMREIEQKELYIEQLLAELQEEHTEGLDMDEVQFRFKTVLEYYLNGDFSKGEKNELLRGVFDYIVLEFISKGKFNLHVMFNPKMFFNATLH, encoded by the coding sequence ATGTCTTTACCAACGACTGTTGAAACAATTATCGGATACATCAGAAGATCTAGACAAGATTTGCTTCGTGAGAAAAAAACAAATCAAGATACACTTGCAGAACAACACGAATTGATTTCAGGGATTTTAAAAAGATATGAGAAAGAACATGGTGTTCATACTGAACTTTTATCAGAAATCGAGTCTGGAGACTCTATTGAAGGTCGAAAAGAGTTCAAGAAACTTTTGGAGTTTTTGAAAAAAGTAAGTCCTCGGACTGTTGCTGTTTGTGTTAAAGAACTGTCCCGACTTGGGCGAGGCTCTATGGAGGAAATGGGGATTATCACAAACATCCTAAAGCGAAAACATGTGTATATCATTACTCCTTATCGTGTTTACGATCCTCAAAACAAAGATGATGCAAGAATGATTGACTTCTATTTATTCATGGCGAGGATGGAGTTTCTTAGCATTAAAGAGCGCATGGTAGAATCTCGCTATACTTATGCTGCTATGGGTCGACACATGGGCGGGAGTTCAGCAATCCCTTATGGTTATAAACTTAATGAGAGAACTCAAAAACTAGAGCCTGATGAAAGAACTGCTTGGGTTGTTCAAAAGATTTTTCATCACTATGTTGTTGATAAAGTTGGATATAACGGAATAAGCACTATTTTGAAAAAGGAAGGAATACCATCGCCCGGTGGTCGTGGATACTGGCATCCCCAGACCATTCGCAGAATATTAATAAATCGTGCATATATTGGAACACTTGAGTTCAAAAAGACATATAGACAACCAGAGAAAAATGCAGAAGGAAAAACTATTATGAAAGTCTACGAACGTGCTGAGCATGAGCAGATTATTGTCCCGAATGCTTGGGAACCAATCATTGATGAGGATACATTTAATAAAGCACAAGAAATCCTTACCGGCCGCAGGAATTCACCTACGACTAGGTTAGACTTTGAGCCAAACCCACTTGCTTCTTTAGTCATTTGTTCAACTTGTAATAAAAAAATGATTCGTCAGAGTGGCACACAAAAGTATCCAAAAAAAGATGGAACATTTTCTGTTTATCAGAAAGAGTTTCTAATGTGTAAGGATTGTCATATATATGTGAAGTACAAATCTGTTGAGGAAGAAATAATAAGAATTCTCCAAGAGGAATGTATTGAAGTTGACCCCGATATTCTTAAAGAACGTCTAAAGGATCTCACAGATTTTTCTTCTATAAAAAAACAGGATTACGATCCAGCAAAGCAAATTGAAAAATTACGAGCCGAAATCGAGCGACACAAAGACGGTCTTGGAAACGCAGGTTATAAAAATACTATGGGCATGATGAACGATCAGGTATACGAACTAACGGTTGCAAGACTGATGAGAGAAATTGAACAAAAGGAATTATATATAGAGCAATTATTAGCAGAGTTGCAGGAGGAACACACTGAGGGATTAGACATGGATGAAGTGCAGTTTAGATTCAAAACTGTACTTGAGTATTACCTTAACGGAGATTTTAGTAAAGGTGAAAAAAATGAATTGCTGCGGGGAGTTTTCGATTACATCGTTTTAGAGTTTATTTCTAAAGGCAAATTCAACCTTCATGTTATGTTTAACCCAAAAATGTTTTTTAATGCAACCCTTCATTAA
- a CDS encoding methylated-DNA--[protein]-cysteine S-methyltransferase, which yields MAKELGYTMMDSPIGPLLLASTEEGLCYIQFANEEDGLAPLVRWCKKTFLGITPTRNDAINESAKKQLEEYFAGKRKTFDVPTVLYGTPFQKDVWNELSNIPYGETRSYKDIALAIGAAKAVRAIGGANNRNPIPVIIPCHRVIGSNGALVGYGGGLSIKKYLLSLEEGPLFAHASS from the coding sequence ATGGCAAAGGAATTAGGCTATACCATGATGGATTCACCAATTGGACCATTGCTCCTGGCTTCTACAGAAGAAGGGCTGTGCTACATTCAGTTTGCCAATGAAGAAGACGGATTGGCGCCGCTTGTGCGCTGGTGCAAAAAAACGTTCTTAGGAATTACCCCAACGCGTAACGATGCGATCAATGAGTCTGCAAAAAAGCAATTAGAAGAGTATTTTGCAGGCAAGCGAAAGACGTTTGATGTTCCAACCGTATTGTACGGCACTCCCTTTCAAAAGGATGTATGGAATGAGCTATCGAACATCCCTTATGGAGAAACTCGTTCTTACAAGGATATTGCCTTGGCGATTGGAGCGGCGAAAGCTGTTCGTGCCATTGGCGGTGCGAACAATCGGAATCCGATTCCTGTCATTATACCTTGCCATCGTGTCATTGGCTCGAATGGTGCCTTGGTCGGATACGGCGGTGGCTTATCGATTAAAAAATATTTGCTTTCCTTAGAAGAAGGGCCACTATTTGCTCATGCTTCTTCCTAA
- the rnhA gene encoding ribonuclease HI has product MREVDIYTDGACSGNPGPGGWGAVLMYGQHIKEMSGAEPHTTNNRMELLAAIKALSTLKEPCKVTLYSDSAYLVNCFKQGWYKGWLKNGWKNSKGQQVENQDLWKELLQLMDTHKVEYVKVKGHADNKWNNRCDELATGAIKQL; this is encoded by the coding sequence ATGCGTGAGGTTGATATTTATACTGACGGAGCTTGTTCCGGCAATCCAGGACCAGGTGGTTGGGGAGCTGTACTGATGTACGGCCAACACATCAAGGAAATGTCCGGTGCCGAACCGCATACAACGAATAACAGAATGGAGCTGTTGGCGGCCATCAAGGCGCTCTCTACATTGAAGGAGCCTTGTAAGGTGACGCTGTATAGCGATAGTGCATACTTGGTTAACTGCTTCAAGCAAGGCTGGTATAAAGGCTGGCTGAAAAATGGCTGGAAAAACAGCAAAGGCCAGCAGGTGGAAAATCAAGACTTATGGAAAGAACTGCTGCAATTGATGGACACCCACAAGGTAGAGTACGTAAAAGTCAAAGGACACGCCGACAACAAATGGAACAACCGCTGCGACGAATTGGCGACAGGAGCGATTAAACAGCTGTGA
- a CDS encoding crossover junction endodeoxyribonuclease RuvC, whose translation MIIMGVDSALGQAGIAIINDKREVLYTLNLKTSNKDTLQYRLADLYLKAIELIQDYKVDVMVIEDNFFAKNAATVKRLANAFAAFLLAAEINRIPTVVYAPASHKAVTVRNSKATKEQTEQCVRNIFAFTGKLTDNEADALSLANCYLVKEVEKKKKEDDVE comes from the coding sequence ATGATTATTATGGGTGTTGATTCTGCTCTTGGACAAGCAGGTATAGCCATTATCAACGACAAGAGAGAAGTGCTTTATACATTGAATCTCAAGACGAGTAATAAAGACACTCTCCAGTACCGCTTGGCTGACCTATATCTGAAAGCGATTGAACTTATTCAGGATTATAAAGTCGATGTGATGGTTATTGAAGACAACTTTTTTGCGAAGAATGCCGCAACTGTAAAGAGGCTGGCTAATGCTTTCGCCGCTTTCCTGCTTGCTGCTGAGATAAATCGTATACCGACTGTTGTGTATGCCCCCGCTTCCCACAAGGCTGTTACGGTGAGGAACAGTAAGGCTACGAAGGAGCAAACGGAACAATGTGTTAGAAATATCTTTGCCTTCACAGGCAAATTAACTGATAACGAAGCCGATGCTTTAAGCCTTGCGAACTGCTATCTAGTCAAAGAAGTAGAGAAGAAGAAAAAGGAGGATGATGTGGAATGA
- the trmL gene encoding tRNA (uridine(34)/cytosine(34)/5-carboxymethylaminomethyluridine(34)-2'-O)-methyltransferase TrmL, whose amino-acid sequence MPLHIVLHEPLIPANTGNIARSCAATGAHLHLIHPLGFSTDDRYLKRAGLDYWHAVNVHHHESFEHFAAAQGEGAGTFYFVETWGEKLYTDVSFRDGDYIILGKETTGLPEELTEKYREQTIRIPMSGATRSVNLSNCAAIVLFEGLRQLGFPSLS is encoded by the coding sequence ATGCCGTTACATATTGTTTTGCATGAGCCGCTCATCCCTGCCAATACGGGAAATATCGCCCGTTCATGTGCAGCGACAGGAGCGCATCTGCATTTGATTCATCCGCTCGGATTTTCAACGGATGATCGTTACCTGAAGCGGGCTGGTCTCGATTACTGGCATGCAGTAAATGTTCACCATCATGAGAGCTTTGAGCACTTTGCTGCGGCACAAGGAGAAGGTGCGGGTACCTTTTACTTTGTGGAGACCTGGGGGGAAAAGCTGTATACGGACGTTTCTTTCCGGGATGGCGACTACATTATTTTGGGCAAGGAGACGACGGGCTTGCCGGAAGAGCTGACAGAAAAATATCGGGAACAGACTATTCGTATCCCAATGAGCGGTGCGACCCGTTCTGTGAACCTGTCCAATTGTGCAGCTATTGTCTTGTTTGAGGGACTTCGTCAGTTAGGTTTTCCATCGCTATCGTAA
- a CDS encoding B3/B4 domain-containing protein, which produces MKVQLDPSVSERLPQFSLGILQYSNASVSDSPKMLQGRINYYVESLRLEHDTANLTEIEGIREWRACFKQVGIDPSRYRPSSEALLRRLLQGNPFFWINSAVDVNNFFSVLHALPFGIYDLNHLAGDITCRLGHAEDVYEGLNGREVNMEGKLLLADGNGAFGSPIVDSKRSCVTEQSTTLLQVIFFHEKMEQSKKEEIVGSVGRMFTEINGGELTHSSIVTA; this is translated from the coding sequence ATGAAAGTTCAGCTAGATCCTTCCGTGTCCGAGCGTCTGCCGCAATTTTCTCTCGGCATTTTACAATACAGCAATGCTTCCGTCAGCGACTCCCCCAAAATGCTGCAGGGACGCATTAATTATTATGTGGAGAGTTTGCGGCTGGAGCACGACACTGCAAACCTGACAGAAATCGAAGGCATCCGCGAGTGGAGGGCCTGTTTTAAACAGGTTGGCATTGATCCGTCCCGATACCGCCCTTCCTCCGAAGCATTGCTGCGCCGACTGCTGCAGGGAAATCCTTTTTTCTGGATTAACAGCGCTGTTGATGTTAATAATTTTTTCTCGGTTTTGCACGCACTTCCTTTTGGAATTTATGACCTCAATCACTTAGCGGGTGATATCACTTGTCGTCTCGGCCACGCCGAAGATGTCTATGAAGGATTAAATGGACGTGAAGTCAACATGGAAGGAAAACTGCTCCTCGCTGATGGTAACGGAGCATTTGGGAGTCCCATCGTCGATTCCAAGCGTTCATGCGTGACGGAACAAAGTACTACGCTCCTCCAAGTCATCTTTTTCCATGAAAAAATGGAACAATCTAAAAAAGAAGAAATCGTAGGCTCAGTTGGTCGCATGTTCACGGAAATTAACGGTGGCGAGCTGACTCACTCCTCTATTGTTACCGCCTAA
- a CDS encoding YgzB family protein — translation MKNTERLSKIKRMRTWGNWSMVIGILLMYTGYAFFAGYLDFIPLLGSLLKGSYIFMTLLLIIGFILTMGSTVLFMISGMVSTSAPQVQCPSCQKVTKMLGKEDACMFCGQPLLLEDGHPQQNQT, via the coding sequence ATGAAAAATACAGAACGCCTGAGCAAGATCAAACGCATGCGCACATGGGGCAACTGGAGCATGGTAATCGGCATTTTGCTGATGTATACAGGGTACGCATTTTTTGCAGGTTATTTGGACTTTATTCCTTTACTTGGAAGCCTCTTAAAAGGCTCTTACATTTTTATGACGCTGCTTTTGATCATCGGGTTCATTCTGACAATGGGCAGTACAGTCTTGTTTATGATTTCCGGTATGGTCTCCACTTCAGCTCCACAGGTGCAATGCCCTTCATGCCAAAAAGTCACGAAAATGTTGGGAAAAGAAGACGCCTGTATGTTTTGTGGACAACCTTTACTCCTAGAAGACGGACATCCTCAGCAAAACCAGACATAA
- a CDS encoding HAD family hydrolase — protein sequence MTVNTILFDLDGTLLEMQTEPFVKSYLVEVGRHVGDKYDTEKLLALIWDATKAMIMNQEPDKTNEQVFIEHFAEHSEWDREEIWPLFDSFYRDVFPTLSHLTYPSPWAKQIIAAAKEQGFRVAVATNPVFPRDAIHHRLAWIGMSPDDFELVTVYEESHFTKPNPGYYKEICQKLGVEPTDCVMVGNHMQEDMVASKLGMKTFLVTNWMEDRGEPQYQVDQRGSLEELFTAISEKSGVFAR from the coding sequence ATGACTGTAAACACCATCCTGTTTGATTTGGACGGTACGTTATTAGAGATGCAGACAGAACCCTTTGTCAAAAGTTACTTGGTTGAAGTAGGGCGTCATGTCGGAGATAAGTACGATACCGAAAAGCTGTTGGCGCTGATTTGGGATGCGACCAAGGCAATGATCATGAACCAAGAGCCTGACAAGACGAACGAGCAAGTTTTTATCGAGCATTTTGCGGAACACAGTGAGTGGGATCGAGAGGAAATATGGCCGCTGTTTGATTCGTTTTATCGCGATGTGTTTCCGACACTTTCTCACTTGACGTATCCTTCACCATGGGCAAAGCAGATTATTGCTGCCGCCAAAGAGCAAGGATTTCGGGTTGCAGTAGCAACGAATCCTGTTTTCCCACGTGATGCGATTCACCATCGCCTCGCTTGGATCGGGATGTCCCCGGATGATTTCGAGCTGGTCACTGTCTATGAGGAATCGCATTTCACGAAGCCAAATCCTGGTTATTACAAGGAGATTTGCCAAAAGCTCGGGGTTGAACCGACAGATTGTGTCATGGTCGGGAATCACATGCAGGAGGACATGGTCGCATCCAAGCTGGGGATGAAAACGTTCCTGGTAACCAATTGGATGGAAGACCGTGGTGAGCCTCAGTATCAGGTAGATCAGCGTGGATCATTAGAAGAGCTGTTTACGGCGATTTCTGAAAAAAGCGGTGTGTTTGCGCGTTAA
- the queG gene encoding tRNA epoxyqueuosine(34) reductase QueG, producing the protein MNDLLYWEQTKQSIIDYAKEIGIDKIGFASADPFTTLKERLIVHREKGYESGFEEPDLEKRTNPELLLDGARSLISIALAYPSKLKNPPKSEPGAYRGILCRAAWGTDYHHVLRDKLDKLTRFIMELEPGARIESMVDTGALSDRAVAERAGIGFVGKNCAIITPEFGSWVYLGELVTNLPLPSDQPIEEGCGDCNICVDACPTGALIQGGQLDAQRCVAYLTQVKDFIPDEFRGKIGNRLYGCDTCQTVCPKNRRIDNDHHAEFQPDPEIAKPLLIPLLQMSNKEFKEKFGQSSSSWRGKKPIQRNAILALAHFKDRTAVPHLERLLFEDPRPVIRGTAAWALGKIGGEQAQEALITAKAKETSPEVVEEIEKGMSLICAQAEA; encoded by the coding sequence GTGAACGACTTGCTGTACTGGGAGCAGACAAAGCAGTCCATCATTGACTATGCCAAGGAAATCGGAATCGATAAGATCGGGTTTGCCAGTGCCGATCCATTCACTACCTTAAAAGAACGGCTTATTGTACATCGGGAAAAGGGTTATGAATCTGGATTCGAAGAGCCTGATTTAGAAAAGAGGACGAACCCGGAACTGTTGTTGGACGGGGCACGTTCGCTGATTTCTATAGCATTGGCCTATCCATCCAAGCTCAAAAATCCACCAAAGTCAGAGCCTGGTGCGTATCGGGGAATCTTATGCCGTGCAGCATGGGGAACCGATTACCATCACGTTCTGCGCGACAAGCTGGACAAGCTGACACGATTCATTATGGAGCTGGAGCCAGGGGCTCGGATCGAATCCATGGTGGATACGGGAGCACTGTCAGATCGTGCGGTAGCCGAGCGGGCTGGGATTGGGTTTGTAGGAAAAAACTGTGCCATTATAACGCCGGAGTTCGGTTCATGGGTGTACTTGGGGGAACTTGTGACTAATCTTCCGTTGCCAAGCGACCAACCGATCGAAGAAGGCTGTGGCGACTGCAATATATGTGTAGACGCTTGTCCGACCGGAGCCTTGATTCAGGGCGGGCAGCTTGATGCACAGCGATGTGTAGCTTATTTGACACAGGTGAAAGACTTTATTCCAGATGAATTCCGGGGAAAAATCGGGAATCGGCTGTATGGTTGCGACACTTGTCAGACGGTATGTCCTAAGAACCGTCGCATCGACAACGACCATCATGCTGAATTTCAGCCTGATCCGGAGATTGCCAAGCCTTTGTTGATTCCGCTGCTTCAGATGAGCAATAAGGAGTTCAAGGAAAAGTTCGGTCAATCCTCTTCATCTTGGCGGGGTAAAAAGCCCATTCAGCGCAATGCCATACTAGCACTTGCGCATTTCAAGGATCGGACCGCTGTTCCTCATTTGGAGCGTCTTTTGTTCGAAGACCCTCGTCCAGTCATCCGCGGAACTGCTGCATGGGCGCTTGGAAAAATCGGGGGAGAGCAGGCACAAGAAGCGCTCATTACCGCAAAAGCAAAAGAGACGTCACCAGAAGTGGTGGAAGAGATAGAAAAAGGCATGAGCTTGATCTGCGCGCAGGCTGAGGCTTAG
- a CDS encoding ferric reductase-like transmembrane domain-containing protein produces MGTPISFWRRLVAHLSILSLILLGTSWMWADFSSFPALETWSMILGYLSFILIGCTLLIGPLQSWLPAGWMTVSLSIRREIGIWAGLTGLLHVILVLVLFEGEPRLIILQENRSEKADGWMGLFFFASSDPSMWPSPNWTLTGAANYLGLLAFFILLPLWLTSSARAEKWLGGSSWKRLHLANPWLFVIVLFHGLIYIQSIKGEPHTFSDMLVFAAMIWIVRSISFIRRAFFRKR; encoded by the coding sequence ATGGGGACACCCATTTCATTTTGGCGACGCCTTGTCGCACATCTGAGCATCCTGAGTTTGATCCTGTTAGGCACCAGTTGGATGTGGGCTGATTTTTCTTCATTCCCTGCGCTGGAAACATGGAGTATGATTCTCGGCTATCTTTCATTTATTTTGATTGGCTGTACCTTATTGATTGGTCCACTCCAGTCCTGGCTCCCTGCTGGCTGGATGACTGTCAGCTTGTCCATCCGTCGAGAAATCGGCATATGGGCTGGGCTAACTGGACTGTTGCACGTCATTCTTGTGCTCGTCCTTTTTGAAGGTGAGCCTCGCCTGATAATCCTACAAGAAAACCGTTCTGAAAAGGCTGATGGATGGATGGGTCTGTTCTTTTTCGCTTCCTCTGATCCAAGCATGTGGCCATCTCCCAACTGGACCCTCACAGGCGCTGCGAACTATCTTGGTCTGCTTGCATTCTTCATTCTACTACCCCTGTGGCTGACTTCTTCTGCACGCGCAGAAAAATGGCTGGGTGGCTCCAGTTGGAAAAGGCTTCATCTCGCCAATCCATGGCTTTTTGTCATCGTCTTGTTCCATGGCTTGATTTACATCCAATCCATTAAAGGAGAGCCGCATACCTTTTCAGACATGCTCGTTTTCGCAGCAATGATTTGGATCGTTCGAAGCATCTCTTTTATACGAAGAGCTTTTTTTCGCAAGCGGTAA
- a CDS encoding amidase domain-containing protein has protein sequence MEWREFVQQYFQAVHQSSMDGKYERLLPFYCTGESGVQEEWDRLNREKRKIEERGVKLLAVQGQVTPMCWVDTDATIEVTVRWQENKTLGIKHTKYKEANKRLFQLQLLKTNEKWSIIGARESNGDQKLVVEEEEEPVIVVSGVEDAINQPMLIVHGAGGYNAANAVAYAERYWNTTNPVYPRFTDDCTNFISQCLHAGGIPMLLSKEMGKGWWIRTGKGASWSYSWTVAHSLYLLLKSGGPPMRAVMKSSAAELVPGDIICYDFNGDGRFQHNTIVVAKDANQMPLVNAHTTDSSMRYWAYEDSTAYTPKMRYAFFHIRGV, from the coding sequence GTGGAGTGGCGTGAATTTGTTCAGCAATATTTTCAAGCAGTTCACCAGTCATCGATGGACGGAAAGTATGAGCGGCTGCTGCCTTTTTATTGCACAGGAGAGTCTGGCGTACAGGAAGAATGGGATCGACTGAACCGGGAGAAGCGGAAGATCGAGGAGCGGGGAGTCAAATTATTGGCTGTCCAAGGACAAGTAACGCCCATGTGCTGGGTAGATACCGATGCCACCATAGAAGTAACGGTTCGATGGCAAGAAAATAAAACACTGGGGATCAAGCATACCAAGTATAAAGAGGCAAACAAACGATTGTTCCAGCTCCAGTTGCTCAAAACGAATGAAAAATGGTCGATAATCGGGGCAAGGGAGTCGAATGGTGATCAAAAATTGGTGGTCGAGGAAGAGGAAGAGCCTGTCATCGTTGTGTCAGGTGTCGAGGATGCCATTAACCAACCAATGCTGATTGTGCATGGAGCGGGAGGATACAACGCTGCAAATGCAGTCGCGTATGCGGAACGCTATTGGAATACGACCAATCCCGTATATCCTCGTTTTACGGATGACTGCACGAATTTTATTTCGCAATGTTTACACGCTGGTGGAATTCCTATGCTGTTGTCGAAAGAGATGGGCAAGGGCTGGTGGATTCGCACGGGAAAAGGAGCCTCTTGGAGCTATAGCTGGACGGTAGCACATAGCTTGTATTTGCTTTTGAAATCGGGGGGACCACCTATGCGGGCGGTTATGAAAAGCTCTGCGGCCGAATTGGTCCCAGGTGATATCATTTGTTATGATTTTAACGGGGATGGGCGTTTTCAGCACAATACGATTGTGGTCGCAAAAGACGCAAATCAGATGCCGTTAGTGAATGCCCATACGACAGATAGCAGCATGCGTTATTGGGCATATGAGGATTCCACAGCCTATACGCCCAAAATGCGCTATGCCTTCTTTCATATAAGAGGGGTATAA
- a CDS encoding purine/pyrimidine permease: MFYKLQDKPPMGITTLSVLQWMIVTVSSSVAVPLMIGDMYGLQADEIGKLMQQTMFYIGLASLLQVWIGHRYPMIEGPAGLWWGIFIILAQLGTSMGLHPQEIGQSFQVGMILAGLLFFIFGLLGWIGKLQKWFTPLVSGTYMILLAVSLCSNILTGMLGIGFQHSKEVQPGVALVSIGIVALVVFIMRTKRFSSFAVLFGMVGGWIVYALLGWTEPVRPTEQIFSWPSIFFWGPPRWDWGVVLTSMLTGFVLLTNLMTSLSVMGKATDTVPTEKQYNRGGIFTGVSHFLSGLSGVVGMIPLSLAAAVIQTTKMASRLPFVIAMLGMMLIGLIPTVAHFLAALPTPVAYAAMFISYTQLLGFGLKDYVNVKMDERTIIVGGSSLLVGIGVMFVPAVAWQQLPALASFLFGNGLLLGVIVCLVLEHIIFRKKEEDSVKKDGQAA, translated from the coding sequence GTGTTTTACAAACTGCAAGACAAGCCGCCAATGGGGATCACGACGCTGTCCGTATTACAATGGATGATCGTAACTGTTTCAAGCAGTGTGGCGGTACCACTAATGATTGGAGATATGTACGGCTTGCAGGCTGATGAAATTGGAAAGCTGATGCAGCAAACCATGTTTTACATTGGACTTGCGTCGCTACTGCAAGTATGGATTGGACACCGCTATCCGATGATAGAAGGACCGGCTGGATTATGGTGGGGGATCTTTATCATTTTGGCTCAACTCGGAACGAGCATGGGTCTCCATCCACAAGAAATCGGCCAATCCTTTCAAGTGGGTATGATATTAGCAGGTCTACTCTTTTTCATTTTTGGCTTATTAGGCTGGATTGGCAAATTACAGAAGTGGTTTACGCCGCTGGTTTCAGGTACGTATATGATTTTGCTTGCTGTTTCTTTGTGTAGTAACATTCTCACGGGCATGCTCGGTATTGGTTTTCAGCATTCAAAAGAGGTACAGCCGGGTGTAGCACTTGTGTCCATAGGGATTGTAGCCCTTGTTGTGTTCATTATGCGAACGAAGCGATTCTCAAGTTTTGCCGTTCTGTTTGGCATGGTTGGGGGCTGGATCGTGTACGCGCTTCTTGGATGGACAGAACCAGTTCGGCCTACTGAACAAATATTTTCATGGCCTTCTATTTTCTTTTGGGGACCCCCACGCTGGGATTGGGGCGTTGTATTAACGAGTATGCTGACAGGATTCGTTTTGTTGACAAACCTCATGACGAGTTTGTCGGTCATGGGGAAAGCGACAGACACTGTGCCTACTGAAAAGCAGTACAATCGCGGTGGTATTTTTACAGGGGTATCCCATTTCCTGTCAGGCTTGAGCGGTGTGGTAGGTATGATTCCACTTTCCTTGGCAGCAGCGGTTATTCAAACGACGAAAATGGCTTCACGCCTGCCATTTGTGATAGCGATGCTGGGGATGATGCTGATTGGGCTGATTCCCACTGTTGCCCATTTTTTGGCGGCTTTGCCTACTCCAGTGGCTTATGCGGCGATGTTCATTTCCTATACGCAACTGCTTGGCTTCGGTTTGAAGGATTACGTGAATGTGAAGATGGACGAACGTACGATTATTGTTGGGGGCAGCTCGCTACTGGTCGGGATCGGAGTCATGTTCGTACCTGCTGTAGCTTGGCAGCAACTTCCTGCACTAGCCAGCTTCTTGTTCGGCAATGGCTTATTGCTCGGAGTTATTGTGTGCTTGGTCCTGGAACATATCATTTTTAGAAAAAAGGAAGAGGATAGCGTAAAGAAAGACGGCCAGGCTGCATGA